GTAACCTTCAAATGCCTTTCTGCGAACATACAAGTTACCCAGGCTTTTTTATCCTTATTAAATTGTTCTTTCCTAAGCTTAGGTTCCAAACTCAATTCTCCATATTTACCCTTTATACCAAATATTTCTGTTAATACTGTAATCAAAAGCCAACTGGCAGAACCGGTCAGATAGTGATACAATCCTCTTCCATTATCACCGATATATTCGGGTATACCCGGATATATCCGGCTTTTCTCAAAGTCAGAAAGATGATTATATAAGCTTTTTAATACCCGGTAGCCTTCTTTAATAAAATTTTTCTGATACAGAGCATTGGCATACATAACTGCCATGTGTGAGAAAACTGCACCATTTTCCTTACTGCCGTAAGCAAATCCAAACATTCTGCCTAAGTCTGTTTTAAGTTCCTTAAAATCTGTATTCAGCCGATAGCCGCCAATCTCCTCTTTATACAAATATTGGTCTGCTGCCTGCGTGATAGCCTTTATCTGCTCTTTGTCTGCTACACCTGACATAATAGCAAATACCTGTCCGGTTAACATCATTCGAACTCCCAGGTCAAACTCTCCTTCTACCGGATTGCCATTGTTATCGTAATAGCTGTTGTACCAGGAATAGGCCCTACTGTCTGTCAGCCATTCTTTTTCTCTGATATGTTCTTTTATAAAGCGAGCCTTCTCACGCAAATTCTTAGCTAATTGAGAGCAGGTTAGTATTGTTTTATCGCCTTTTACAGAATATCTGCAAGCCGTACAGTACTGTAATAACAGCTGCCGCTTTTTATTTATATCCTCATATACTCCCTCCTCTTGCGTAAGTAAAAGGGTGAGTTCTGAAAGCACTGAAACACTTTTTTTCCCTTCCAGTTCAAGTCTGTCAAGAAACCCTGCAAGTTGCTCTAAATTGTCCCCATACATTGCAGTAAAAGCAACACTTTCCCCTCTCTCTACTGCCATATCCAGAGCGTCATTCCAATCCGCTCCCCGCAACCTTATATGATTATGCTCTCCAACATCATAAAAGGCAGTAAGGTGCTGAACCAGCAAATGTTCCAAGATTGTTCCATAGTATTTAGTACCCTCAGCAGTCTTTATATGATTTCCATCCTCCGGTTTCCAAAACGGGTCTTTTTCTTCTCCTCTGCATACCTGAGGGTCTCTAAAATATGTAGTTTCTTTTAGTAATAGCATAATATCCCCGGTCTGCCCAATATAGAGGCTGGTGGTTAAAAACGGCCAAACACCGTGATCCATCCAAATTCTTGTGATATTATTCCGGTCAGCAATAAATTCTCCTGTTTTTGAACCTATAATAGTTGCATTACTACCGTCTATGCGAACACCTGCAAAGTTATCATAAAGCATTTCCTTTACACCTGTCGGATTCATCATCAACAAGGCTAAACAATCCTGCCATAAATCCCGCCAACCCCTGCCGCCTTTTCCATAGTCATGATGCGGAAGGAAGGAACAACCATAAATGCGTCTTAAGATGGGCTGAAAATTCACCCATCCCATCCAGGCATCAAAATTCTTATCATTAGTACCATAGCCTATATTAACCTTTTCTCTCCAATAGCGATTGGTTTGTTCAAATATTTCCCCGCAGTGCTCTTTTGAAAGATAAGGCCTTATCATAGAAAGCATCTGCTCTTTGCCTTCTCCAAAAGCCAGAATAATCTGATACGTTACTTCCTCCCCCGGCTTAAGGGTTACTTTTTTAAATCGTAAGCCGCCTAACGCTTCATAGCCGTTTTTCTTGTAACCGGCATTTACAGGCTTATATTTCTCTCCCCATAAGGCGCCTGGGTTCTCAAAGGAGCCTCCTTCCCCGATAAAATCTTCGACACAAGGATAGTAGCTCTCCGGTAATTTTCCATCCTCCATAGCTCCAAAAATACCGTACCATACCTTATTCTGTTTGTGCCCTCGTTCATCAAAGGTAAGGGTAGGGTTAACCAAAATCCCTTCCTTCACTGTTTCTATCCGGTGTAATAACGATGTTACATGCCTGTGGTCTCTGATATTATCCGCTGAACGACCATAGAGCGGAATAGCTGCAATGGGAGTGAGGGTTATACTATCCATCCCTGTATTCCTAAGCTTTACCTGCATTATTTCAACGGTATCCTCCGTAAACGGCACAAAGGATAAGGTTTCTGCCGTTAATCCGTATTTTACGGAGGTTCTGGTTACCTTCTGCCACATGTATCCTGCAACTAGTTCGGTCTCCTCTTTCTCTTTCGTGAAAAGTTCTGCTTCCTGTAGAGCGGATTTCCCCGTTACAGACCAGATTCCCATATCTTCTATTTGGCACCAAAAATTTCTGGATGCTTTATTATTATGTAAGTCTTCACTGCTTACAGGTGCGAGTAAATAGGTGTTCTGCCCCATTTTTAAATCTCCGCCCCCAACAGGTGTAATGCTTCCCATAACACCTGTTTCATTGGCAATAGGAAAATATAAATAACTGGTCAACTCCGGATTCTGTAACCGGAAAGTACCGTAACTATCTACAAATTCATAATCTCTCATATAAACTCCCATCTTCTTTAAACTTTATTTCCTTTTTGTCTTCCTACTTGTGCATTTTTCCGATACTCGGACGGCGAGACCCCTGCGGTCCCTTTGAATATTTTCATAAAATGTTTTTCATTTTCATATCCAACGAGGCTGCTGATTTCTATAATTTTTTTATCCGTATCTTCAAGAAGTTTTTTCGCCACATTAATCCGCAGAGCCTTTAAGTAATTAACAAAGTTCATACCGGTATACTGTTTAAACACATAAGAAAATAGGGAATAATTCATGGAAATATAATTCGAAACCACAGCCATATTCAAATCTTTATCATAATTCTCCTGAATGTATTTAATTGCTTTTTGTATCTTTTGTTTGTTTTTATAGTCGTCAAATTCTGTTAACAATTTTTCATTAATAGTTTCCACCCAGGAAAGAATCGCTTCGTAATAACAACCTGCGTTATCATATTCATAGACGTTTTGAAGACTAGTTATGTCTTCATCTTCGAAATTCAAAACATTCTTATAATTTATACAGATTTTTTCAACAATTTCCTTCATAACAGCAGAAAACTGATCTGGCTCTAGCTGTCCCTGCCTTGTTTTATACAAGATACGGCTTAAGAACTTACTGGCTTCTTCTAACTTATCCGTTCCGATTATCTGTACAAACTGGTCAATCATCTCTTCAGAAACAGTTTCCTTTAAATACTCCGCTTTTTTGTATTCAGAAATAGAATTACCGGTTGCAAATGCCTTCTTTCTTGCATACAATGCCTCTTCATAGGCTGCTTTAAGTTCTACGAGAGAATTATGGGTTTTGCTGACACCTACATAGTATTCCTTCAGCAGATTGCTTAAAATGTCATCCTTATGGTCTGCTCTTACAATGGAAACACTCTGCCCATTGATATCATCAAGGAATATGGCTTCCGATGACGGAGAAAGCCCCGAATCCTTGTAGTTGGTACAGCATACTACATATTCTTCTTTTAAAAAGCAATCCTTGAACTTACTCTCAATCGCCTTGATCTCCTCAGTTGTTATACTGGTATTTAACAACATGTACTTAAATTGCTGACACCCTATCTTTATTGTTTCATTAAGCTCTTTATTTTCTGTATTTATCTCTTCTTCTAATTTCATCAATATGCTATTAATCTTTTCTCTTTCAATGGGCTTTAACAAATATTCCTTTGCTCCATAACGTAAAAGTTCAACCGCATAAGCAAAGTCATCATAACCACTAATAACTACTACTTTAGGTATATAAGGAAGTTCCTGAATCTCTTTTACTAGAGTAATACCGTCCTTTTTTGGCATACGTATGTCCGTTATCATCACATCAATTCTGTTATCTTTTACAATCTCATATGCCTCTTCCCCATTTTTACAAAGGATA
The nucleotide sequence above comes from Anaerocolumna cellulosilytica. Encoded proteins:
- a CDS encoding GH36-type glycosyl hydrolase domain-containing protein, coding for MRDYEFVDSYGTFRLQNPELTSYLYFPIANETGVMGSITPVGGGDLKMGQNTYLLAPVSSEDLHNNKASRNFWCQIEDMGIWSVTGKSALQEAELFTKEKEETELVAGYMWQKVTRTSVKYGLTAETLSFVPFTEDTVEIMQVKLRNTGMDSITLTPIAAIPLYGRSADNIRDHRHVTSLLHRIETVKEGILVNPTLTFDERGHKQNKVWYGIFGAMEDGKLPESYYPCVEDFIGEGGSFENPGALWGEKYKPVNAGYKKNGYEALGGLRFKKVTLKPGEEVTYQIILAFGEGKEQMLSMIRPYLSKEHCGEIFEQTNRYWREKVNIGYGTNDKNFDAWMGWVNFQPILRRIYGCSFLPHHDYGKGGRGWRDLWQDCLALLMMNPTGVKEMLYDNFAGVRIDGSNATIIGSKTGEFIADRNNITRIWMDHGVWPFLTTSLYIGQTGDIMLLLKETTYFRDPQVCRGEEKDPFWKPEDGNHIKTAEGTKYYGTILEHLLVQHLTAFYDVGEHNHIRLRGADWNDALDMAVERGESVAFTAMYGDNLEQLAGFLDRLELEGKKSVSVLSELTLLLTQEEGVYEDINKKRQLLLQYCTACRYSVKGDKTILTCSQLAKNLREKARFIKEHIREKEWLTDSRAYSWYNSYYDNNGNPVEGEFDLGVRMMLTGQVFAIMSGVADKEQIKAITQAADQYLYKEEIGGYRLNTDFKELKTDLGRMFGFAYGSKENGAVFSHMAVMYANALYQKNFIKEGYRVLKSLYNHLSDFEKSRIYPGIPEYIGDNGRGLYHYLTGSASWLLITVLTEIFGIKGKYGELSLEPKLRKEQFNKDKKAWVTCMFAERHLKVTYNNKTEKEAGEYSIAKITIDGELYSFTEYGVIRRRDLQLLSEKGIHEVVVELL
- a CDS encoding response regulator transcription factor; protein product: MKKLLIVEDEKMIRQGIQSIVQRSLVPVEEIILCKNGEEAYEIVKDNRIDVMITDIRMPKKDGITLVKEIQELPYIPKVVVISGYDDFAYAVELLRYGAKEYLLKPIEREKINSILMKLEEEINTENKELNETIKIGCQQFKYMLLNTSITTEEIKAIESKFKDCFLKEEYVVCCTNYKDSGLSPSSEAIFLDDINGQSVSIVRADHKDDILSNLLKEYYVGVSKTHNSLVELKAAYEEALYARKKAFATGNSISEYKKAEYLKETVSEEMIDQFVQIIGTDKLEEASKFLSRILYKTRQGQLEPDQFSAVMKEIVEKICINYKNVLNFEDEDITSLQNVYEYDNAGCYYEAILSWVETINEKLLTEFDDYKNKQKIQKAIKYIQENYDKDLNMAVVSNYISMNYSLFSYVFKQYTGMNFVNYLKALRINVAKKLLEDTDKKIIEISSLVGYENEKHFMKIFKGTAGVSPSEYRKNAQVGRQKGNKV